From Malus sylvestris chromosome 1, drMalSylv7.2, whole genome shotgun sequence:
GCGCTGATCAACCATAAGCACCGTAATGGGACATAAACTTgtttaaggacaaagtgtctAACACTTGCCTCAACCGTATTTTcaggtttttctaatccattatgtcatgttcatttaacattggttactcatgtgtatgcattactttgatatataattgcatgaattatttcttcattttctatgtcatttaatatagcaattagaccctaatttttccaacaatAACTAGTTCTACCTAATCAATCTAATATATAACCATAATAGTATTGGTACCTATATGTAACATATCCATTCCATATACATGCCATTAAAGTGCACTCCATATCGTGCAATCTGCAATTATCAATTAACTATACGTATGTACTAATTAAATTTAGATGTTTATGCATGTAGGAGGATTCAGACCTACTAAGGCGTATGAATATACAGCTTAACCCACAATCACCATTTTACATACTATTGGAGCATTTACCGATGTAGTTTAAGGTCCATTGAatgctttttttgtttttaagatATGGATCAGAACCATTGACATGTTGTGGTCCTAACTCATCTTCCCCGTTCCTCACCGTTGGGATTAACTTAACAACGAAATGAATTAAAAGGTATGTAAATAAAACATCCCTTGGATTATTTTGGGTGAAATGGGAGGAGAGGCCCAAACAACAATCACCCAAAAATCTGGGCCTGGGTAACAACAAGAAAAGGAGTGTCCAACCAAGTGCAAGCCCAACTCCAAGTAAAACCTCTCACAGTTAATATAGTTTCTGCATCTGCTTCTCAGTTGTGAACTTAAAATCTCAGAATCCGTGTGTTTTTCGAAATGCAATGCGCCATGGAAGGCCTCTCCTGGTCAAAGACCACCACCACCACGGCGCCTCCCAGCTGGGAGACATAATCCTGCTGGCCGCCATCACCAAGACCCTCTCAACCTCCGGTACCCGCAACCTTCCGGACCCCCACACCCTCACGCTTTCCGAGCCCCTACTCCTCCAAATCCTCCGCGCCCAGTCCCTCCATCCCTCCACCCCTCCAAAAAACTCGACTTCTTCAAATGGTGCTCTCTCACGCATAACATCAAACACTCGGCGCGCACCTACTCCCACATTCTCCGCACCGCCTCCCGCGCCGGATTCCTCCACGAGGTCCCTCAATTGCTTCACTCCATGAAGGAGGACGGCGTCGTGGTCGATTCCCAGACCTTGAAAGCCCTGCTCGACGCGTTTATCCGGTCCGGTAAGTTCGATTACGCGCTTGAAATTTTGGATATTATGGAAGGCGTTGGTGCTGGGTTGAACACCGATATGTATAACTCGGTTCTTGTTGCTCTGGTTAGGAAAAACCAGGTGGGTTTCGCTATGGCCATTTTGTTTAAGCTTCTGGAGGGAGGGGATTCGACCCAGGTGCCGAATTGCCTGCAATGAGTTGCTGGTTGCTCTTAGAAAATCTGAcatgagggttgagggttgagttTAAGCAAGTTTTTACTAAGCTTAGAGAGAGTGAGGGGTTTGAGATGGATACTCGGGGGTATAATATTTGCATTCATGCATTTGGGTGTTGGGGTGATTTGGGTACTAGTCTGAGTCTGTTCAGAGAGATGAAAGACTCTAACTTGGATAACGTCGGGCCAGATTTGTCTGCATATAATAGCCTCATTCATGTGCTCTGCTTGGTGGGGAAAGTGGATGATGCACTTACTGTATGGGAGGAATTGAAGGGCTCCGGCCACGAGCCGGACGCAATTATCTATAGAATTCTTATGCAGGGGTGTTGTAGGTGTTATCGAATAGACGATGCCACTAAGTTTTTTAGTGAAATGCAGCTCGATGGATATATCCCTGATACCATTGTTTATAATTCTTTACTAAATGGGTTATTCAAGGCCAGGAAGGTTAATGATGGCTGCCAGTTATTTGAGAAAATGGTTCAGAATGGGGTGAGAGCCTCGACGTGGATGTATAATATTCtcattgatggtttgtttaggAATGGAAGGGCAGAGGCTGCATACACACTATTTTGTGACTTCAAGAAGAAGGGTCAGTTTGTCGATGGTGTAACATATAGCATTGTGGTTTTGCAACTTTGTAAGGAGGGCCTGCTTGCGGAAGCACTAGGATTGGTGGAAGAAATGGAAAGGAGAGGCTTTACTGTTGATTTAATTACTATTTCGTCACTTGTGATTGGGCTGTATAAAGAAGGACGGTGGGATTGGACGGACAAGCTCATGAAGCACATTAGAGATGGTAACCTAGTGCCGAGTGTTCTTAAATGGAAGGTTGATATGGAGGCTTCGCTGAAAAATCCGCAGAGAAATAGAAAGGATTATACACCTTTGTTCCCAAGTAAAGGCGACTTGAGCGAGATTGTGAGTTTAATAAAGTCTGCTGAATCAACAATGGATGCAGACCTAGATTCAGAGGCTGCCAGGGTTAAAGAAGATGATAAGAATTTGTCCACCGATACTGGTCAGTGGTCATCATCTCCACATATGGATCAATTGGCTAATCAACTTAAGTCCACCGACCACTCCTCGCAGCTGTTTTCATTGTCCAGGGGGCAAAGAGTTCAAGCAAAAGGGGAAAACACTTTTGATATTGACATGGTTAATACCTTTTTGTCGTTATTCTTGACCAAGGGAAAGCTGAGCATAGCATGCAAATTGTTTGAGATTTTCAGTGATCTTGGTGAAAATCCTGTGAGTTATACTTATAATTCCATGATGAGTTCGTTCGTCAAGAAGGGCTACTTCAATGAGGCATGGGGTGTACTCAATGAAATGGGAGAAAGGGTCTGCCCCACAGACATAGCTACATACAATGTGATAATCCAAGGCTTGGGGAAGATGGGTAGAGCGGATCTAGCGAGTTCTGTCCTGGATAAGCTAATTGAGCAGGGTGGTTATCTTGACGTGGTTATGTACAACACCTTGATTAATGCACTAGGGAAGGCTAGCAGGATTGATGAAGTAAACAAGCTCTTTGAGCAGATGAAGAGTAGTGGAATAAATCCTGATGTTGTCACTTTTAATACACTTATTGAAGTTCATAGCAAAGCAGGTCGGCTAAAAGATGCATATAAGTTTTTGAAAATGATGCTCGATGCAGGCTGCACCCCGAACCATGTTACTGACACGACTTTAGATTTTCTGGGCAAGGAGATTGAGAAAATGAGGTACCAGAAGGCATCCATGGTGCGCAATAAGGATGACTGACCTTGATAAGAATTTGTACACTTCAATTCAACTGTAGTTCAACCTTCTATGACTTTCGGCTCATAAAtgtaaatgaaaatttgaaggccAAAAGTGTAGTTGTGTGTTGAGGTGCCTTTTTGACCTATAATCATGTCATGCTCAGCTTCGGTCATTTCTCAGGGTAATTCAAATTGCTAGAGGTGAAACTTGGATTCTCACTTTGTTTCCGTCTCTGTTTTCTAACCCAACCCAAGTAAAACTACAATGCTTCTTATATATAGCCTTGTCGTAATCATGTATATtgttttcgtttgatttattcaatcttaTGACTATAAATAAAGGGTGAATCGCCTCCCTATATTTACATCAGAAGAATTCCTATTAAATTGGGTTCTGCTCAAGCTGCTAGACTACCGCAGCTTACCCAAACCAAAGTTTCACACAAAACTGATACCATGGGGAATTACAAGTTCATTTCAccacttttcttcttctcatatTTGTGCATGCATGCCTTTGTTCTTAACTCATGTCTTAGTTTGGCCCTCGCCAGATCAAACGGGACAGATAAACTGGCGTTGCTTGAATTCAAGGCTAGGATAACTACAGACCCTTTTGGAGTCATGAGTTCGTGGAACGAAACAATCCACTTTTGCCAATGGCACGGTGTTACCTGTGGTCACGGCCACGAGAGGATCACAATGTTGACGCTGACGTCCTTGAAGCTTGGAGGCTCTATATCGCCAcatgttggaaatttgagtttCCTCAGAGAGTTTAATCTCTTAAACAACAGCTTTAGCCAAGAAATCCCTCCAGAAATTGGCCGTCTGCGTAGGCTGCAAGTTTTGGCATTGCAGAATAATTCACTGAGTGGGGAAATTCCCGCTAATTTATCAGGTTGCTCTGAACTCAAACTACATATATGTTAGCGGCAATTTGTTAGAAGGTAGTATCCCTAAGGAGCTTGGCAGCTTGTCAAAgctaaaaaaattcaatattgCCGTAAACCACCATACTGGAAGTATCCCTTACACTTTTAGCAACATATCATCTcttgaagcgtttggtgcaagTTTTAATAATTTAGGTGGCATTATTCCAGATATCTTTGTCCGGTACGATCCCTCCCTCAGTTTTCAATCACTCTTCTCTTGAAACCTTTGCTGTGGGACTTAATTACAACCTCCAAGGCACTGTGCCTTCAAACTTAGCCAATCCAAGTCTCCGAACTTTTGCCATCAGTTATAACAAATTTAGGGGAACGATACCTGTTGCAATATATGACGCATCAAATCTGTTTGAGCTAGGAATAAACGGTAACCAACTGCATGGAGAAGTCCCCTCTTTGAAAAATTTACACAAGCTTGGGCGGTTTGTTATTAGTTTGAACCATCTTGGAAGTGGGGGAACTCGTGATGATTTGAGCTTTCTTTGCGATATGACTAATGCCACCGGTTTACAATACTTGGAATTTGATTCAAACAACTTTGGGGGTACGTTGCCTCAATGCTTAGCCAACCTGTCTTCTTCCCTTGTATCCTTCTACGTAGCCTATAATAGTATATTTGGTAATATCCCGAATGTGATGGAAAATTGTCCTAACCTGGAAATCATATGGCTGTCTGGCAACCATTTTTCAGGTCTCATCCCCCCTGAAATAGGCAGGCTTCCCAAATTATATGAAGTATATATGGAAACCAACTCCCTCACTGGGAATGTTCCATCATCTGTTGGAAATTTAAGTCGACTAACTAATCTGCATCTCGAGGATAACAACCTTCAGGGCACCATCCCTTCAACTTTGTCTCAGTGTCCCAATTTGGTGAACTTAACTCTTGGTGGTAACAATCTCACTGGTATCATATCCCCAGAATTAATTCATATGTCTTCTTCATATGTTTATTTGGATTTATCTCGAAATCATTTGATTGGCTTTCTTCCCATGGAAGTCAGACAATTGATAAATCTAGAGCATTTTGACGTTTCTGGAAACCTGTTGTCTGGTGAAATTCCTCCAAGTCTTGGAAGTTGTAAAACCATACACTATCTTGACTTGCAAGAAAACTTCTTCCAAGGGACAATTCCATCTGATTTGAGCTCACTAAGAGGTATTGAAACCTTATCTCTCGCTCACAACAACTTGTCAGGGACAATTCCGAAATTCTTGGAGAATTTTACATTTTTGCAATCCTTGAATCTGTCTTATAACAATTTAGAGGGAGCAGTACCTATCGAAGGAGTTTTTCGGAATGCAACTGCCACATCAGTCCAAGGGAATACAAAGCTCTGTGGGGGCATACCAGAGTTTTAATTGCCAAAATGCGAATTTCAACATTCCAGCAAAAAGGGGTTGAGCCTAACCTTGAAACTAGTAATTTCTCTCCTTTGTGggctttttggagccttttttTCATTTGCCGTTTTGTACCCTTGTTGCTTCCGGAGTAAAAAAAAGGAGGATCCTTCGAGTGATTCTGAAAAATTTCCAAAGGTGTCTTACCAAAGTCTTCTTAAAGCGACTGATGGATTCTCTTCTGCCAATTTGATTGGTATGGGAAGTTTTGGGTCAGTTTATAAAGGATTACTTGATCAAGGTGAAACAACAATTGCTATCAAGGTACTCAACCTTGATCGACACGGAGCTTCCAAAAGTTTCATTGCTGAGTGTGAGGCTCTGAAAAATATTAGACACCGTAACCTTGTGAAGGTAGTTTCGGCATGCTTTGGATTCGACTATTGTGGTTCTGATTTCAAGGCCTTAATTTACGAGTTCATGGTGAATGGGAGCTTAGATGAATGGTTGCATCCAGCTCAGACAAGTATTGATACGAATCAGATGCCAAGAAGCTTAACTTTTTCGCAGAGGTTGAACATTGCGATAGAAGTTGCAATGGCATTGGATCATCTCCATCATCAGTGTCACATGCCAATAGTTCATTGTAACCTCAAACCCAACAATGTTCTTCTTGACAATGATATGATTGGACATGTAGGTGACTTTGGGTTGGCGAGATTCCTTCCAAGAACTCTTGAAGATGGTTTTGGTAATCAATCAAGCTTCATCGGAGTTAAAGGAACAATTGGTTATACTCCTCCAGGTAAAACGTACCCactttcttttcacttttttcaGTATTCATTTataatttagatttttttatgtattaaaataaaaacatttgcACAAATGTAAGAGTATGGCATGGGGCATGAAGTGTGGCCATAAGGTGACGTGTATAGTTACTGCATCCTCCTGCTGGAAATGTTTACGGGAAGAAGGCCAACTGGTGACATGTTTCAAGgatcttcaaatcttcacaaCTATGTCAAGGCAGCTCTGCCTGAGCTGGTGTTAGATATTGTAGATCCGGTTCTTATTCAAGAAAAAAGGGAAGGGGAGCTGAGTGCAAACCAGTATCTAACTGAGGCTAGCACAACAATTCACAGGAAAATTGAAGAGAGCTTGATTTCAGTCTTAGGAGTTGGTGTTGCATGCTCCGCAGACATGCCTGGGGAAAGATTGGGCATCGTTAATGCTATGGCTGAGATGTGTCGGATCAGAAACAGACTTCGAGCATATAAAATGTTGGATTAGAATAAGCGCACTGTTAAGTATTAGCATGTACGTAATAATCTTGTTTCCTTATGTGGAAGTCGAAGTTCTCATATTTGCTTGATAAATAAAAACTGTATAGTTGATGACCTTTCTGACGGACTTCAATCCATTTACTACTTCGTACCGTTGAGTTATACTTATATGCATTTCCATGATGAGATTTTTTTTGCATGGAGGGCTCTACTTCAATGAGGTTTTCTCCACAGACATAGCTACATACATTGTGATAACTCAGTTTGGGGAAGATAGGAAGAGCAGATTTAGAGAGTTCTGTCCCGGGTAGGCTAATGAAGTTGCTAATAAAGCCGGGTGATTATTGAAGCAAGTTGAGAttccatcataaaatcaattagcaTCGTTGAGAATTGCCCAAATTCTTATTAGCACATGCACGCTTGATCAATGTGACAGGGAAAGCTAGCCGGATTAATTGAAGAAGAGTGGCGCAGAAAATGCTTTCCAAAAGCACTACCTCGTTAATGGTTGACTTAAGAAACAACCCGTACAAGAAATTTTCCAACACTAAGAGAACTATTGGGGGGCGTTTGTTTCACCTCCTTAGgagggactggactggactagactacaGTCCCATGTTTGATAGGTGTTGGGACTAAGTTAAATGGGACTAAAGGGGACTCGTGTGGACTACGGGGCTCGCTAGGTAGTCTTAGCGAGGCCCCCCAAATACC
This genomic window contains:
- the LOC126622605 gene encoding pentatricopeptide repeat-containing protein At4g01570-like encodes the protein MDTRGYNICIHAFGCWGDLGTSLSLFREMKDSNLDNVGPDLSAYNSLIHVLCLVGKVDDALTVWEELKGSGHEPDAIIYRILMQGCCRCYRIDDATKFFSEMQLDGYIPDTIVYNSLLNGLFKARKVNDGCQLFEKMVQNGVRASTWMYNILIDGLFRNGRAEAAYTLFCDFKKKGQFVDGVTYSIVVLQLCKEGLLAEALGLVEEMERRGFTVDLITISSLVIGLYKEGRWDWTDKLMKHIRDGNLVPSVLKWKVDMEASLKNPQRNRKDYTPLFPSKGDLSEIVSLIKSAESTMDADLDSEAARVKEDDKNLSTDTGQWSSSPHMDQLANQLKSTDHSSQLFSLSRGQRVQAKGENTFDIDMVNTFLSLFLTKGKLSIACKLFEIFSDLGENPVSYTYNSMMSSFVKKGYFNEAWGVLNEMGERVCPTDIATYNVIIQGLGKMGRADLASSVLDKLIEQGGYLDVVMYNTLINALGKASRIDEVNKLFEQMKSSGINPDVVTFNTLIEVHSKAGRLKDAYKFLKMMLDAGCTPNHVTDTTLDFLGKEIEKMRYQKASMVRNKDD